The Peribacillus simplex genome contains a region encoding:
- a CDS encoding pentapeptide repeat-containing protein — MFNQLTNNDSVLNHLRADCENCFGLCCVALPYAKSADFAFDKDGGTPCSNLQSDYRCGIHENLRAKGFKGCTVYECFGAGQKVSQLTYNGNDWRDNPSSAKEMFEVFPIMQQLHEMLCYLNEALNLEDAQPLHRELQAAFEDTEYFTKQGPKSIMDLNVPAHRAIVNDLLLHTSELVRANVSTKKKQKKQNKIGRGSDLIGAKLRGADLRGANLRGALLIASDLREADMRVTDLIGADFRDADLSGADLTGSFFITQAQINSAKGDMKTKLPLSLSIPDHWR; from the coding sequence TTGTTTAATCAATTAACCAATAACGATAGTGTTCTTAATCATTTACGTGCAGACTGTGAAAATTGTTTTGGTTTGTGCTGTGTAGCTTTGCCTTATGCAAAATCTGCTGATTTTGCATTTGATAAAGATGGAGGAACACCATGTTCAAACCTGCAATCGGATTATCGTTGCGGCATCCATGAAAATCTCAGAGCAAAAGGATTTAAGGGCTGCACGGTTTATGAATGCTTTGGTGCCGGTCAAAAGGTATCTCAACTCACATATAATGGAAACGATTGGAGAGACAACCCATCGTCAGCAAAGGAAATGTTCGAGGTTTTTCCTATTATGCAACAACTTCATGAAATGCTTTGCTACTTAAATGAAGCACTGAATTTAGAAGATGCGCAACCTCTTCACCGGGAATTGCAAGCGGCTTTTGAAGATACGGAGTATTTCACTAAGCAAGGTCCAAAGTCTATCATGGACCTGAATGTACCAGCTCATAGAGCGATCGTTAATGATTTACTTCTGCACACAAGTGAACTCGTACGTGCTAACGTTTCAACTAAGAAAAAACAAAAAAAACAGAACAAAATAGGTAGGGGAAGTGACCTTATCGGTGCAAAGTTGAGAGGTGCTGACCTTAGGGGAGCGAACTTAAGAGGAGCTTTGCTTATTGCATCCGACCTCAGAGAAGCTGACATGAGAGTGACGGATCTTATCGGAGCAGACTTTAGGGACGCTGATTTAAGCGGTGCCGATCTTACCGGAAGTTTCTTCATCACACAAGCACAGATTAACTCGGCTAAAGGCGATATGAAGACAAAATTACCGCTTTCATTAAGCATTCCCGATCATTGGAGGTAG
- a CDS encoding GerAB/ArcD/ProY family transporter, with protein sequence MLDTEKISAHQYRTLVIFFTIGTTIITVPTTMAAEAKQDGWIGAVLGVAIGLIIIWFYSKLGLLFPEKTFVEMHENLFGKWIGKMISLFFLSFSFLYGSELLFYVGKFISIQFFPEIPIAAINISMATIVIMSVRLGLETFTRSAEIFIVFFFILFIILTVFIAPQINLENLQPVFEVETKPLLRAVFFFVEFSTVTSVALLMIFPAFVNQPKAASKSFMMGYLIGGLVMIVVIFLTISVLGAESTARHNYPTYTLARKINIGNFVQRIEAVLAIMWILSIYMKMTIYLYAVVIGIAQILNLKNHRPLILPLGGISVMLSLVMFSNVIEQQTWDQEIAVFFSYTVGFLLPLIMLCIAVFRKMVKGQNGSRKK encoded by the coding sequence ATGCTGGATACCGAAAAAATATCAGCGCACCAATACAGAACACTAGTGATTTTTTTTACGATCGGTACAACAATTATCACTGTTCCGACAACAATGGCCGCCGAGGCGAAACAGGATGGTTGGATTGGAGCTGTTTTAGGTGTAGCTATTGGGTTAATTATCATCTGGTTCTACAGCAAGCTTGGGCTGTTGTTTCCTGAAAAAACGTTTGTAGAAATGCATGAAAATTTGTTTGGAAAATGGATCGGTAAAATGATTTCTCTTTTTTTTCTTTCCTTTTCATTTTTATATGGATCTGAACTTTTGTTCTATGTAGGAAAATTTATAAGTATACAATTTTTCCCGGAAATACCTATAGCCGCAATTAATATTTCAATGGCCACTATTGTAATCATGAGTGTTCGTCTTGGATTAGAGACGTTTACCCGTAGCGCTGAAATTTTCATTGTGTTTTTCTTCATTCTTTTTATTATTTTAACAGTTTTTATTGCTCCTCAAATCAATCTTGAAAACCTTCAGCCTGTATTTGAGGTAGAAACTAAACCATTGTTGAGGGCAGTCTTTTTCTTTGTAGAATTCTCTACTGTTACTTCCGTAGCATTGTTAATGATTTTTCCGGCTTTTGTAAATCAACCAAAAGCCGCAAGTAAATCTTTCATGATGGGATACCTAATCGGCGGTCTTGTAATGATTGTCGTCATCTTCTTAACTATATCTGTACTTGGAGCTGAGAGTACTGCCCGGCATAACTATCCCACTTATACACTAGCGAGAAAAATTAATATAGGAAATTTTGTACAACGAATTGAAGCAGTATTAGCTATCATGTGGATTCTTTCCATCTATATGAAAATGACAATTTATTTATATGCTGTTGTTATCGGTATCGCACAAATATTAAATTTAAAAAATCATCGACCTTTAATATTACCTTTGGGGGGAATTAGTGTGATGCTTTCACTCGTAATGTTTTCGAATGTCATTGAGCAACAAACTTGGGATCAGGAAATTGCAGTATTTTTTTCATATACCGTTGGGTTTCTTTTACCTTTAATCATGCTTTGCATCGCCGTGTTTCGGAAAATGGTCAAGGGACAAAACGGTTCGAGGAAAAAGTAG
- the yyaC gene encoding spore protease YyaC: MYPFNGRKKGETKKEMQYCNYTLETEAEGDIDEMSFQIARILRATSKEIIFLCIGSERSTGDSFGPLVGTMLREKQVPYHVFGTLAEPVHALNLKSVLKEIKKQFNNPFIFGIDACLGGYHQIGSIFLTEGPFSPGEAMNKSLPELGDYHLKAVVNYLDPPFPQHSLNATSLDTVMNLAKITTRIIVKTV, encoded by the coding sequence ATGTATCCTTTTAATGGCCGGAAAAAAGGGGAGACAAAAAAAGAAATGCAGTATTGCAACTACACGTTGGAAACAGAGGCAGAAGGAGATATAGACGAAATGTCTTTTCAAATTGCAAGAATTCTTCGGGCAACTTCCAAAGAGATCATCTTTTTATGTATTGGTTCAGAACGTTCTACAGGAGATTCATTCGGACCTTTAGTGGGGACGATGCTAAGAGAAAAACAAGTACCTTATCATGTCTTTGGAACACTCGCAGAGCCTGTTCACGCTCTTAATTTGAAAAGTGTTTTGAAAGAAATAAAAAAGCAATTTAATAATCCCTTTATTTTTGGCATCGATGCTTGTTTGGGTGGTTATCATCAAATTGGTTCCATTTTTCTGACAGAAGGTCCTTTTAGCCCTGGTGAAGCCATGAATAAATCCTTACCTGAATTGGGTGATTATCACCTAAAAGCCGTCGTGAATTATTTAGATCCCCCTTTCCCCCAACACTCCTTAAATGCTACGAGTCTGGATACTGTCATGAACCTGGCGAAGATTACCACAAGAATCATTGTTAAAACCGTCTAA
- a CDS encoding ATP-binding protein: MNLLTQMTLLIIFVVFISTLLVSLLFSTLLEEIVENQMGNQAMTVAKLAAQNPTIIKGFNDNRPSEVIQPASEMIRQTTGADYVTIANHKGLRYSHPNPEYIGKPTATSNDAVLIEHKSIIYQGNGISGPAIKAKAPIWNDKGEVIGVSSVGFLVENVQDQLFDYKMKIIHLSLIPIGVGILWAIFIARRLKKLILGLEPEEISFLFQEREATLDAIRYATITINSEKQVTSMNKRARELFHDHQLMVGKRVVNGHLEKLIKIVISTKEGQFNRKLLLGQQLYILDLSPILNHNDVRGIVLTIRTVSEIEQLTNEFSEIKAFSENMRAQNHEFLNKLNTIYGLLSLKQYDRALNIISSEVRERQDIISFLMSSVKDPLIAACLLGKINRSKELQVILEIEQESNLNSSLKPEDSHHLVSVIGNVIDNAMEAARQKNKNEGKVKVSFTDLGNEIIFDIEDNGPGIPHAMEDIIFTDGYTTKNGENHGIGLAIVKNSIGLLSGEIYIGQSYLGGARFTIAFPKDIKEEKEA; this comes from the coding sequence TTGCTTGTGAGCCTTCTATTCTCTACACTGCTGGAAGAAATCGTCGAAAACCAAATGGGTAATCAAGCAATGACGGTGGCTAAATTAGCAGCCCAAAATCCAACGATCATCAAGGGATTTAACGATAATAGGCCCTCAGAGGTGATTCAACCCGCATCAGAAATGATTCGTCAAACAACAGGTGCCGATTATGTAACTATTGCGAACCATAAAGGACTTCGATACTCCCATCCTAATCCAGAATATATTGGGAAGCCTACTGCTACTAGTAATGATGCAGTACTTATAGAACACAAATCAATTATTTATCAAGGAAATGGGATTTCGGGTCCAGCGATTAAAGCTAAGGCGCCTATCTGGAATGATAAAGGGGAAGTTATCGGTGTTTCATCTGTAGGTTTTTTGGTAGAGAATGTGCAAGATCAACTATTCGATTATAAAATGAAGATTATTCATTTGTCACTTATCCCAATTGGTGTAGGAATCTTATGGGCAATATTTATAGCGCGACGCTTAAAAAAGCTTATTTTAGGTCTTGAGCCGGAGGAAATTTCTTTTCTATTTCAAGAAAGGGAAGCGACACTTGATGCCATTCGATATGCTACCATTACGATTAATAGTGAAAAACAGGTTACTTCCATGAATAAAAGAGCACGTGAATTGTTTCATGATCATCAGCTTATGGTGGGAAAGCGGGTTGTAAATGGGCATTTAGAAAAACTCATCAAAATAGTAATCAGCACAAAAGAGGGACAGTTCAATCGTAAGTTACTTTTAGGCCAACAGCTATACATTTTGGATTTATCCCCAATCCTAAATCATAATGACGTCAGGGGCATCGTTTTAACAATAAGAACAGTATCCGAAATTGAACAATTAACAAATGAATTTTCAGAAATCAAGGCCTTTTCAGAAAATATGCGGGCACAAAACCATGAGTTTTTAAATAAATTAAATACCATTTATGGATTACTAAGTTTAAAACAATATGATAGGGCATTGAATATCATCTCTTCTGAAGTGAGGGAGAGGCAAGATATCATTTCGTTTCTTATGTCATCGGTTAAAGATCCGTTAATCGCCGCCTGTTTACTTGGAAAGATAAACCGTTCAAAAGAATTGCAGGTTATATTAGAAATAGAACAGGAAAGCAATTTAAACAGTTCATTAAAACCTGAGGATTCCCATCACTTGGTTTCCGTTATTGGTAATGTCATCGATAATGCGATGGAGGCAGCACGGCAAAAAAACAAAAATGAGGGAAAGGTCAAAGTTTCGTTTACTGATTTAGGAAACGAAATTATATTTGATATCGAGGATAACGGTCCAGGTATCCCTCATGCAATGGAAGATATTATTTTTACAGATGGATATACGACTAAAAATGGGGAAAATCATGGGATCGGCTTGGCCATTGTAAAAAACTCCATTGGTCTTTTAAGTGGTGAAATTTATATTGGTCAAAGTTATTTGGGCGGAGCAAGATTTACAATCGCCTTCCCGAAGGATATAAAAGAAGAAAAGGAGGCGTGA
- a CDS encoding CitMHS family transporter, with product MLSILGFSMIAVFMYLIMSKRLSALVAIMLVPIIFGVIGGFFTELGPMMQDGVEGIASTAIMILFAILYFGIMIDSGLFDPLISKILKIVKGDPLKIVLGTAILSMTVALDGDGTTTYIITVSALLPLYKRLGMNKIILATVAMLSMGVMNMTPWGGASAMAMASLNLDASELFLPMIPVMGYGLIWVLVVAFILGKGERKRLGVVEIQHNHTKEMNSEANSELAATTVSHDYRRPKLVWFNFILTIVLMASLIIDFMSLTILFMIAFAVALLVNYPNLKDQQDRIAVHSKNALAVVSIVIAAGIFTGIMSGTKMIDAMAITLVSLIPESLGPFLPVIVAYASAPFTFFMSNNAFYFGVLPIIAQAADAYGISAAEIGRASLIGQPIHVLSPLVAAAHLLIGLVGTDFGDLQRFAVKWALGTVTVMTIAAIILGVI from the coding sequence ATGTTATCCATTTTAGGATTTTCCATGATTGCTGTATTCATGTATTTAATTATGTCGAAGCGACTATCGGCATTAGTGGCCATTATGCTCGTTCCAATCATATTTGGTGTGATCGGAGGGTTTTTTACAGAACTGGGACCCATGATGCAGGATGGTGTTGAAGGAATAGCTTCTACAGCCATAATGATTTTATTTGCGATTTTATATTTTGGAATAATGATAGATTCGGGTTTATTTGATCCTCTCATTTCTAAAATATTGAAGATAGTAAAAGGAGATCCTTTAAAAATAGTTTTGGGAACCGCTATTCTCTCAATGACCGTCGCATTAGATGGGGACGGTACAACTACTTACATCATTACGGTCTCAGCTCTTTTACCCCTATATAAGCGTTTAGGTATGAACAAAATAATATTAGCCACTGTTGCCATGTTATCCATGGGTGTAATGAATATGACACCGTGGGGGGGAGCTTCCGCTATGGCAATGGCTTCGTTAAATCTTGACGCATCGGAATTGTTCTTGCCAATGATTCCTGTCATGGGTTATGGGCTCATTTGGGTTCTTGTCGTGGCTTTTATATTGGGAAAAGGGGAACGAAAGAGATTGGGCGTAGTGGAGATCCAGCATAATCACACTAAAGAAATGAATTCAGAAGCCAATTCCGAGTTAGCGGCAACAACGGTCTCCCATGATTATCGTCGACCGAAATTGGTCTGGTTCAACTTCATTTTAACGATTGTGCTCATGGCATCTTTAATCATTGATTTTATGTCATTGACCATTTTATTCATGATTGCTTTCGCCGTTGCCTTATTGGTCAATTATCCTAATCTGAAAGATCAGCAGGATCGAATAGCCGTTCATTCGAAAAATGCATTGGCCGTTGTTTCAATTGTCATTGCAGCCGGGATTTTTACCGGCATCATGTCTGGAACGAAAATGATTGATGCAATGGCCATTACGTTGGTTTCGCTTATTCCAGAATCTTTAGGACCATTTTTACCGGTAATTGTAGCGTATGCAAGTGCCCCATTTACTTTCTTTATGTCTAATAATGCATTCTATTTTGGCGTACTTCCAATTATCGCTCAGGCCGCTGATGCTTATGGAATCAGCGCGGCAGAAATAGGGCGCGCCTCGTTAATAGGGCAGCCGATACACGTATTGAGTCCTTTGGTAGCTGCAGCACATTTGCTAATAGGTTTAGTGGGCACTGACTTTGGGGATTTACAGCGGTTTGCCGTGAAATGGGCATTAGGGACTGTCACTGTCATGACAATAGCAGCGATAATCTTGGGAGTCATATAG
- a CDS encoding response regulator: MPKGPITVVIVEDDDNAVNIYKQFTNQLDQFTVIATASTGKQALNILHAAQPDLILLDIFLPDMNGIDLLREIRKEYRGIDVILITAANDTETVSEAIRGGAFGYLIKPIIIDKLLATLNQYDLTRQQLHNNNLVNQDKVDTLFRTISNPNKANDIQINPLPKGIDKHTLKMVRSKIQNVNGSLNADELGQLVGISYSTMRRYLEYLVSCDEMEVEVLYGNIGRPERKYKIKHL; this comes from the coding sequence ATGCCCAAAGGACCGATTACAGTTGTCATTGTTGAAGATGACGATAATGCAGTGAATATATATAAACAATTTACCAATCAACTAGATCAATTTACTGTCATTGCTACGGCTAGTACAGGCAAGCAAGCGTTAAATATATTACATGCCGCACAGCCGGACTTAATTTTATTGGATATCTTTTTACCGGATATGAATGGAATTGACCTTCTTCGGGAAATAAGGAAAGAATACCGGGGCATTGATGTAATTCTGATCACCGCAGCGAATGATACCGAAACAGTCAGTGAAGCGATTAGGGGAGGGGCTTTTGGTTACCTAATAAAACCCATCATTATCGATAAGCTTCTAGCGACGCTCAATCAATACGACCTGACGAGACAGCAGCTGCATAATAACAACTTAGTAAATCAAGATAAAGTCGATACTCTTTTTCGGACCATAAGTAACCCAAATAAAGCAAATGATATCCAAATAAATCCTCTTCCCAAGGGGATTGACAAACATACTTTGAAAATGGTCAGAAGTAAGATTCAAAACGTCAATGGCAGTTTAAATGCCGATGAACTAGGTCAACTAGTTGGAATTAGTTATTCAACCATGCGCAGGTATTTGGAGTATTTAGTATCCTGTGATGAAATGGAAGTTGAGGTTTTGTATGGAAATATTGGAAGGCCTGAAAGAAAATATAAAATAAAACACCTTTAA